The following coding sequences lie in one Plasmodium sp. gorilla clade G2 genome assembly, chromosome: 11 genomic window:
- a CDS encoding D-tyrosyl-tRNA(Tyr) deacylase: protein MRAVIQRVKGAILSVRKENVGENEKELEIFSEIKNGLICFLGIHKNDTWEDALYIIRKCLNLRLWNNDNKTWDRSVKDLNYELLIVSQFTLFGNTKKGNKPDFHLAKEPKEALIFYNKIIDEFKKQYHDDKIKIGKFGNYMNINVTNDGPVTIYIDSHDINLNK, encoded by the coding sequence ATGCGTGCTGTAATACAAAGAGTTAAAGGAGCTATATTAAGtgtaagaaaagaaaatgtaggagaaaatgaaaaagaattagAAATTTTTAGCGAAATAAAGAATGGattaatatgttttttaggtattcataaaaatgataCATGGGAAGAtgctttatatataattagaaAATGCTTAAACTTACGTCTATGGAATAATGATAACAAAACATGGGATAGAAGTGTTAAAGATTTAAATTATGAACTTTTAATTGTCTCACAATTTACTTTATTtggaaatacaaaaaaaggaaataaaccAGATTTCCATTTAGCAAAAGAACCAAAAGAAGctctaattttttataataaaattatagacGAATTTAAAAAGCAATACCatgatgataaaattaaaataggAAAATTTGGAAACTATATGAATATCAATGTAACAAATGATGGTCCtgtaactatatatattgatagtCATGATATAAAcctaaataaataa
- a CDS encoding pterin-4a-carbinolamine dehydratase has protein sequence MKLFDKTKINCLIPSWDYKVKPNCYNYIQRKVKFPTFNEACTFLNKLFEENKKLNHHCKYISEYNKIKIKTYTHTSKDVTEKDIQLAKIIDDILKCHNHQIIQKNQKKKKL, from the exons atgaaattatttgataaaacaaaaattaattgTTTAATTCCATCATGGGATTATAAAGTAAAACCAAATTGCTATAATTACATACAGAGAAAAGTCAAATTCCCTACATTTAATGAG GCTTGCACCTTcctaaataaattatttgaagaaaataaaaaactaaATCAtcattgtaaatatattagtgaatataataaaattaaaataaaaacatacacACACACATCGAAAGATGTTACAGAAAAGGATATACAACTAGCTAAAATTATAGATGACATATTAAAATGTCATAATCATCAAATCATtcaaaaaaatcaaaaaaaaaaaaaattatag
- a CDS encoding IWS1-like protein, putative — MSSDSNKNAHESLENSGLFNDENASDGNDVENFKKKMKMIKVLNVKKNKEIKKDGKDKKKRKHQRIIDDENEDEGDAIEKENVQGDDEEGAFLFGNDDLVEEDEERHKKKRKKEKEEKGKHKKKKKSIKPIIENGDTDKIHSDDSNYNDDNKKNNSNNDNNISDDDDDNNNSESSYDNSMSDHSDIKKKTKKKKKKKKSEFIDTIAEEGDEDEKEEDEDYDDENNINIDKMSSENKKSKNINFDKLGLGDDDEDEDNYMNDFGNTSNISEKKKKSHFDEILENLKSKRKRVHKISEDDGLNYCENILNQMILMHEQDIQNMKEKKPATAKLEIIDNVCKILTKPKWKPFFMKLNIYHVLALWLMPTSKNTLPNFTIRTNLLKVIQQLPITIKSLRGSQLGKIMTYLHSHKHETEENKKLIKNIMQNWMGPIIGINTNYKQYLKERQKRISENPEYHKKVLEKAKTLIPDSICIEKEEEQNEMKRHATIPYNSECSFLINVPSSIPSTSKKIIPKSKIKRLTDNMKLLKRCKKMQKVSIEGKGVAVAP; from the coding sequence atgagtagcgattcaaataaaaatgcCCACGAGTCGTTAGAGAACTCGGGTTTATTCAACGACGAAAATGCATCAGACGGAAACGATGTCGAGAactttaagaaaaaaatgaaaatgattaAAGTATTAaatgtaaagaaaaataaagaaataaagaaaGATGGAAAGGataagaagaaaagaaaacatCAAAGGATTAtcgatgatgaaaatgaagacGAGGGTGATGCTATTGAGAAAGAAAATGTTCAAGGAGATGATGAAGAGGGTGCGTTTCTTTTTGGTAATGATGATTTGGTTGAAGAGGATGAGGAGAGACATaagaagaaaaggaaaaaagaaaaggaagaaaaaggtaaacacaaaaaaaaaaaaaaaagtataaagCCAATAATAGAAAATGGTGATACAGATAAGATTCATAGTGATGATAGTAATTATAATGacgataataaaaagaataatagtaataatgataataatattagtgatgatgatgatgataataataatagtgaaaGCAGCTATGATAATAGTATGAGCGATCACAGTGATATTaagaagaaaacaaaaaaaaaaaaaaagaaaaaaaaaagcgaATTTATTGATACCATTGCAGAAGAAGgtgatgaagatgaaaaagaagaagatgaagattatgatgatgaaaataatataaatatagataaaatgAGTAgcgaaaataaaaaatcaaagaatataaattttgataAATTAGGTTTAggtgatgatgatgaagacgaagataattatatgaacgATTTTGGAAATACATCTAATATAtcagaaaagaaaaaaaaatctcaTTTTGATGAAATAttagaaaatttaaaatctaaaagaaaaagagtTCATAAGATTTCAGAAGATGATGGATTAAATTATTgtgaaaatatattgaatCAGATGATATTAATGCATGAACaagatatacaaaatatgaaagaaaaaaagccAGCAACAGCTAAATTAGAAATTATAGATAATGTTTGtaaaatattaacaaaaCCTAAATGGAAACcattttttatgaaattaaatatatatcatgtaTTAGCTTTATGGTTGATGCCAACATCCAAAAACACATTACCCAATTTTACTATAAGAACAAATTTATTGAAAGTAATTCAGCAATTACCAATTACTATTAAATCATTAAGAGGAAGTCAGCTAGGTAAAATAATGACTTATTTACACTCACATAAACATGAAacagaagaaaataaaaaactcataaaaaatataatgcaAAATTGGATGGGTCCAATTATAGGAATTAATACAAACTATAaacaatatttaaaagaaagaCAAAAAAGGATATCTGAAAATCCTGAATATCATAAAAAAGTTCTTGAAAAGGCAAAAACATTAATACCTGATTCTATATGTATAGAAAAGGAAGAAGaacaaaatgaaatgaaaagACATGCAACTATTCCATATAATAGTGAATGCTCATTTCTAATTAATGTTCCCTCTTCTATACCTAGTACtagtaaaaaaattataccaAAAAGTAAAATTAAGAGGTTAACAgataatatgaaattattGAAAAGATGTAAAAAAATGCAAAAGGTTTCGATTGAAGGAAAGGGAGTAGCTGTTGCACCTTAA
- a CDS encoding mechanosensitive ion channel protein, which produces MNEDKDENLKTFSRCKYPQSLMIDMSRSYMTKQDRINALNLYIEKSSYNPQLLQDDEEEDDEGESETIGDIILRILSIVFPDISPGLWFFIHFIMNLVVMCVSLSSLSEPNIHDSISEPKYNSKFIYGSMYCSFLILGINIGSFTILMSLHAIVQKFILEKLLQPSALCAAFYNTVDPELVYLFWSSIQIIYWRTNIILKSELNENNNSYYILRIFGYKDDETPFMFLKNIHWLITFPILLYIVFAVRLLFLSIISFIFELGFLMNAHDLLGKYLRKYGVLRKFNIEWFMFVADKQENIRTLFGYELYQDERIMKQIETDDISRKYIQNTAELLLFKNLPRNCTCCKITINRNKKNTMKLLLPPVFEAKNIIKSESSSLKNWLACHYVVNTPPLLFLLNNSIALTNKNSIRNASDIFFRQIIMSLKIYYQEKNDTYAFTTTPINNNNMNNINNNINNNNNNNMSMDGLIQNSNILNINTNEKNSFLLKNKKTYPSKTNLNKLIQHDKFKKKKKKFYTNNSSDDDNDDKQKKINLENIFHDVDTYDAKGDGSKDDNLIDQNKESKNLIYENKIQNIDSIKLNEDVKKNKKRDPSKNKSKQTAKGKKKNITSEDINVNHIGEASQEMKENDKNIEQQNEQKKKNNNNKNINKNINKNINKNKKDKMNNIETDHTGNYNANNIKLTNNYIENILHNNKEENGNTIKKEYITNDICETTMNIIEDDELNEKEKNNYDIISTKNENIVNDFDKKIKNINIYPNEISNVDTHIHNINVDKDIKDGSHFYDMTNSNMNNTKFNILITPSLSTIENKKDINETCEKEYKHNKMNHNNNNINSNIICGDEINHTLEYNVKENHKNEFSNELENYNSISVDVKDFNIDDVLKKKYTNESIHQMEIKRFEKDEDKCIDIEKNNEIIQNGKNKMWYINNSNFNSSSNNSNSNIEYDNLQHIDYKKHKLQFNDIPLLGGFFFKRKEECIDPNISNINNNKHSCNEDDVKNNENVEYHIPFYKKKKEKNSRKLKSSGKEKHTYEINKCSKNIKNKWSLNKNNTYYYHSHLINEELNILERSDAINIKKYGEYNKDSFKCCKNIFRCLFCRRYKKEERLNKIRKDISLDLEDPFIMNVKSPIQLTLSGNEYITKDMIEVFLKPEETEEFMKEFDLSGHGKIDIIMFRNAIKRAISCRKKFIKSLKGQESILKLVRRLMSILLSFLASVVLLFMFGVSADTIIVTGAAFITAITVILSYMYTNFITSVIFIAFSNPYNIGDRIRLDGGEAMYIKKIKTYTTEFETTTGKIVIYENSKLSNVKIYNESRSKNAYIDISFKVDINTPLVALKELRKSLQYLVDSRPSDFCKTKNLYFGYSLQPGHFYEISFWIKCVEGWGNWRKVFELRTDIYDFIILQLRILSISYRLPTQKIGFTAPLNIADGYNNNNMNTTNIQSNYNMNRSINHNMNTQQAKINYPPHGNNNYPTHHLRYNRNKPLQYTSPPKEARNNLFIETAKHKREFDNSSLQFDKQHDEHPPHMMNNKNVDKTDECLRKNNVRLLYNGYESVTSCNGNNMDIFKENRKGYNSGYKSGYMYESYLQKNNDDNNYNDCDNHNYCDNHNDCNNHNDCNNHIDGNNHNYCYNHNDYFMHSKKKKGRHDFTTNINPNNNKENILMNTLQNKIESISSKNNYLDVYCDKTLNEDHKVYNNIPYINNNEYIYNNNNYRTNNILYDYKNMKLKNYDSSYLYDNEKVIQYNYLQNISNVDEANHINNMKIKTCDHFNPTHTYNDDIYTQHKNKGAQNIFENMYELKNICNNNCDDKNYFSYDSSSGYDSYECVKHFTYLHDKKKNVLLKRRKMKRA; this is translated from the coding sequence atgaatgaagATAAGGATGAGAACTTAAAAACTTTTTCAAGGTGTAAATATCCTCAATCGTTGATGATAGATATGTCTAGATCTTATATGACTAAACAGGATAGAATAAATgcattaaatttatatattgagaAATCTTCTTATAATCCTCAGTTGTTAcaagatgatgaagaagaagatgatgaagGTGAGAGTGAGACCATTGGAGATATTATTCTTCGTATATTATCAATAGTATTTCCTGATATATCTCCTGGTTTATggttttttattcattttataatgaATTTAGTAGTTATGTGTGTAAGTTTAAGTTCATTATCGGAGCCTAATATACATGATTCTATATCAGAACCTAAATATAAtagtaaatttatatatggaaGTATGTATTGtagttttttaatattaggTATAAATATAGGTTCTTTTACAATATTAATGTCATTGCATGCAATAGTTCAGAAATttatattagaaaaattattacaaCCTAGTGCTTTATGTGCAGCTTTTTATAATACAGTTGATCCTGAAttagtttatttattttggtcttctatacaaataatatattggagaacaaatataatattaaaatctgaattgaatgaaaataataatagttattatatattaagaatattTGGTTATAAGGATGATGAAACACcttttatgtttttaaaaaatattcattggTTGATTACATttcctatattattatatatagttttTGCTGtaagattattatttttgtctattatatcatttatttttgaatTGGGATTTTTAATGAATGCTCATGATTTATTAGGTAAATATTTAAGAAAGTATGGTGTATTACGAAAATTTAATATTGAATGGTTTATGTTTGTAGCTGATAAAcaagaaaatataagaacATTATTTGGATATGAACTGTATCAGGATGAACGTATTATGAAACAAATTGAAACTGATGATATTAGTAGGAAGTATATACAAAATACAgctgaattattattatttaaaaacttGCCTCGTAATTGTACTTGTTGTAAAATAACCataaatagaaataaaaaaaatactatgaaattattattaccacCTGTTTTTGAAgcaaagaatattataaaatcagAAAGTTCTTCTCTAAAAAATTGGCTAGCTTGTCACTATGTTGTTAATACACCACcattattgtttttattaaataatagtatagccctaacaaataaaaattccATAAGAAATGCAagtgatatattttttagacaaattattatgtccttgaaaatatattatcaagaaaaaaatgataccTATGCATTTACCACAACACCCATAAATAACAACaacatgaataatattaataataatattaataataataataataataatatgtctaTGGATGGTCTTATACAAAATAGTAATATTCTcaatattaatacaaatgaaaaaaattcatttcttttaaaaaacaaaaaaacttATCCTTCTAAAACAAATCTAAATAAACTAATTCAACATGACAAattcaaaaagaaaaaaaaaaaattttatactaATAATTCAtctgatgatgataatgatgataagcaaaaaaaaattaatctagaaaatatttttcatgaTGTAGATACATATGATGCCAAAGGAGATGGATCAAAGGATGACAATTTAATCGACCAGAATAAAGAatcaaaaaatttaatatatgaaaacaAAATACAAAACATAGATTCTATTAAGTTAAATGAAgatgtgaaaaaaaataaaaaaagagatccatcaaaaaataaatccaAACAAACAGctaaagggaaaaaaaaaaatattacaagtGAAGATATAAACGTGAACCATATAGGAGAGGCGTCCCAAGAAATGAaggaaaatgataaaaatattgaacaacaaaatgaacaaaaaaaaaaaaataataataataaaaatataaataaaaatataaataaaaatataaataaaaataaaaaagataaaatgaataatatagaaaCGGACCACACAGGAAATTATAATGCAAACAATATAAAACTAACTAATAATTAcatagaaaatattttacataataataaagaagaaaacggtaatacaattaaaaaggaatatataacaaatgatATATGTGAGACTACtatgaatataatagaagatgatgaattaaatgaaaaagaaaaaaacaattatgatattatatctacaaaaaatgaaaatatagtGAATGATTttgacaaaaaaataaaaaatataaatatatatccaaaTGAAATATCTAATGTGGATACtcatatacataatataaatgttgataaagatataaaagatgGGTCTCATTTTTATGATATGACAAAttcaaatatgaataatacaaagtttaatatattaataacacCTTCTTTGTCAactatagaaaataaaaaagatattaatGAAACATGTGAAAAGGAATATAAACACAATAAAATGAAccacaacaataataatattaatagtaatattatttgtggGGATGAAATAAACCATACATTAGAATACAATGTCAAAGAGaatcataaaaatgaatttagTAATGAActagaaaattataatagcATTTCAGTTGATGTAAAAGATTTTAATATTGATGatgttttgaaaaaaaaatatacaaatgaatCTATTCATCAAATGGAAATAAAAAGATTTGAAAAGGATGAAGATAAATGTATAgacatagaaaaaaataatgagatAATACAAAATGGTAAGAACAAAATGTggtatattaataatagtaattttaatagtagtagtaataatagtaatagtaatatagaatatgataatttaCAACATATAGATTATAAAAAACACAAATTGCAGTTCAATGATATTCCTTTATTGggaggttttttttttaaaagaaaggAAGAATGCATAGATCctaatatttcaaatattaataataataaacactCATGTAATGAAGATGATGTGaagaataatgaaaatgtagAATATCATAttccattttataaaaaaaagaaagaaaaaaatagcaGGAAATTAAAATCTAGTGGGAAGGAAAAACATACatatgaaattaataaatgtagtaagaatataaaaaataaatggtctttaaataagaataatacatattattatcattcacATTTAATTAACGAAGAActaaatatattagaaagAAGTGAtgctataaatataaaaaaatatggagaATATAATAAGGATAGTTTTAAATGTtgtaagaatatatttagaTGTTTATTTTGTAGAcgatataaaaaagaagaaagatTAAATAAGATTCGGAAGGATATTTCTTTAGATTTGGAGGATCCTTTTATAATGAATGTAAAAAGTCCTATACAATTAACATTAAGTggtaatgaatatataacaaaagaTATGATAGAAGTATTTTTAAAACCTGAAGAAACAGAAGAATTTATGAAAGAATTTGATTTATCTGGACATGGAaaaattgatattattatgtttcgAAATGCAATAAAAAGAGCTATATCatgtagaaaaaaatttataaaaagttTAAAAGGTCAAGAgagtattttaaaattagtAAGAAGACTAAtgtctatattattatcatttctaGCATCagttgttttattatttatgtttggAGTATCTGCAGATACAATTATCGTAACAGGAGCAGCATTTATAACAGCAATAACTGTTATTTTAAgttatatgtatacaaatTTTATAACATCTGTAATATTTATAGCATTTTCAAATCCATACAATATAGGAGATAGAATAAGATTAGATGGTGGTGAGgctatgtatataaaaaagataaaaacatatacaaCTGAATTTGAAACAACAACTGGaaaaatagtaatatatgaaaattcaaaattaagtaatgttaaaatatataatgaaagtaGATCAAAAAATGCATACATCGATATATCATTTAAGGTTGATATTAATACACCATTAGTTGCACTTAAAGAATTAAGAAAAAGTTTACAATATTTAGTAGATAGTAGACCTAGTGATTTTTGTAAGactaaaaatttatattttggaTATTCTTTACAACCAGGacatttttatgaaataagTTTTTGGATTAAATGTGTTGAAGGCTGGGGTAATTGGAGAAAAGTTTTTGAATTAAGAAcagatatatatgattttattatattacaattACGAATTCTAAGTATATCATATAGATTACCTACTCAAAAAATTGGTTTCACAGCTCCTCTTAATATAGCAGATGgttacaataataataatatgaatactACTAATATACAAtctaattataatatgaatcgTAGTATAAACCATAATATGAATACACAACAAGCTAAGATTAATTATCCACCTCatggaaataataattatcctACTCATCATCTTAgatataatagaaataaaCCACTACAATATACTAGCCCCCCAAAAGAAGCAAGAAATAACTTATTTATAGAAACAGCAAAACATAAAAGAGAATTTGACAATTCGTCTCTTCAATTTGATAAGCAACATGATGAACACCCACCTCATatgatgaataataaaaatgttgatAAGACCGATGAATGTTTAAGAAAAAACAACGTCAGATTGTTATATAATGGTTATGAGAGTGTAACTAGTTGTAATGGTAATAATATGGacatatttaaagaaaatagaAAAGGATACAACAGTGGATATAAGAGTGGGTATATGTATGAATCGTatctacaaaaaaataacgatgataataattataatgattgtgataatcataattattgtgataatcataatgattgtaataatcataatgattgtaataatcatattgatggtaataatcataattattgttataatcataatgattattttatgcatagtaaaaaaaagaaaggaagACATGATTTtactacaaatataaatCCAAATAACAATAAGGAAAACATTTTGATGAATacattacaaaataaaatcgAGTCCATAAGCTCAAAGAATAATTACCTTGATGTATATTGTGATAAGACATTAAATGAAGACCATAAggtgtataataatataccttatattaacaataatgaatatatatacaataataataattataggactaacaatatattatatgactATAAAAacatgaaattaaaaaattatgatagtTCTTATTTGTATGACAATGAAAAGGTAATTCAATATAActatttacaaaatatttcaaatgtCGATGAGgctaatcatataaataatatgaagatTAAAACATGTGATCATTTTAATCCTACACACActtataatgatgatatatatacacaacacaaaaataaaggagcacaaaatatatttgaaaatatgtatgaattaaaaaatatatgtaacaataattgtgatgataaaaattatttctcATATGATAGTTCTTCAGGATATGATAGTTATGAATGCGTTAAACATTTTACATATCTCCatgataaaaagaaaaacgttttattaaaaagaagaaagatGAAAAGGGCATAA